One genomic window of Parcubacteria group bacterium includes the following:
- a CDS encoding AbrB/MazE/SpoVT family DNA-binding domain-containing protein produces the protein MNQIVSITRQGQLTIPKSMRARFGIKGAAKALIQEQGNRMVVQPTDDFWSLEGSLKSPVSLSDRELRSARDAFVKQWPRRA, from the coding sequence ATGAACCAGATTGTGTCAATTACGCGGCAGGGGCAGCTCACCATTCCAAAGTCAATGCGCGCGCGATTCGGCATCAAAGGAGCCGCCAAAGCGCTTATTCAAGAGCAGGGAAACCGCATGGTCGTACAGCCGACGGATGATTTTTGGTCTCTGGAAGGATCACTCAAGTCCCCGGTCTCATTGAGCGACAGAGAACTTCGGTCCGCCCGGGACGCGTTTGTGAAGCAGTGGCCGCGGCGCGCATGA
- a CDS encoding PIN domain-containing protein: protein MKTCLLDTNVLIRFLVGDNRAQQKEAAAWFRQAQQGARRIMVTPLVVAEASFVLESFYQKKRGEVAEKLELFVSQRWLRVPERRALMGMWPWYSRGMHFVDGFLLSLARLHGMPLLTFDKKLKNKTS from the coding sequence ATGAAAACCTGCCTGCTTGATACTAATGTATTGATTCGTTTTTTAGTCGGTGATAACCGCGCGCAACAGAAAGAGGCAGCGGCGTGGTTCCGGCAAGCCCAGCAGGGAGCGCGGCGCATTATGGTTACCCCGCTCGTGGTGGCGGAAGCGAGCTTCGTGCTTGAGTCGTTTTACCAGAAGAAACGGGGTGAGGTAGCGGAAAAATTAGAACTCTTTGTCAGCCAGCGTTGGTTGCGGGTACCCGAGCGCCGCGCCCTTATGGGTATGTGGCCATGGTACAGCAGAGGGATGCACTTTGTAGACGGCTTTTTACTTTCGCTCGCGCGGCTGCACGGGATGCCGCTCTTGACGTTTGACAAAAAACTCAAAAACAAAACCTCATAA